The proteins below come from a single Acaryochloris sp. CCMEE 5410 genomic window:
- a CDS encoding ABC transporter ATP-binding protein, whose translation MQLAFRQRPQPMTLMPSTPDTAGDLATPAIQAKGIEMAFQVGDQQFKVLKGIDLEIKTGDVELLMGPSGSGKTTLLSILGGILTPTSGQVSLLGQSITGLPRHKLSKFRLQNIGFIFQGFNLFPALTAAENIEATLNLKGIRGRAAKKQSIKLLRQVGLADKTRSLPRDLSGGQKQRVAIARALAGNPKLILADEPTAALDSQRGHTIMELLRKLAKEEGCTVLMVTHDPRIMDIADRVVYVEDGLITPKPANLSFAHDP comes from the coding sequence ATGCAACTTGCTTTTCGCCAACGACCTCAACCGATGACATTGATGCCCTCCACTCCTGATACTGCTGGTGATCTGGCCACGCCTGCCATTCAGGCCAAAGGTATTGAAATGGCATTCCAAGTCGGCGATCAGCAATTCAAGGTTTTGAAAGGCATTGATCTAGAAATTAAGACTGGGGATGTCGAATTACTGATGGGGCCGTCAGGCTCGGGGAAAACGACGCTGTTGTCCATCTTGGGAGGAATCCTGACTCCCACGAGTGGGCAGGTTTCCTTACTCGGCCAAAGCATCACGGGACTACCTCGCCATAAGCTTTCCAAGTTTCGCTTGCAGAATATCGGCTTTATTTTTCAGGGTTTTAATCTCTTTCCTGCCCTGACGGCGGCGGAGAATATTGAAGCGACCCTGAATTTAAAGGGGATTCGCGGTCGGGCCGCAAAGAAGCAATCGATCAAGCTACTCAGGCAAGTAGGGCTGGCGGATAAAACCCGAAGTCTGCCGCGGGACTTGTCTGGGGGGCAAAAGCAACGGGTTGCGATCGCACGAGCGTTAGCCGGAAATCCCAAGCTGATTCTGGCAGACGAACCCACGGCTGCCCTAGACTCTCAGCGGGGCCATACGATTATGGAACTGCTGCGCAAATTAGCCAAGGAAGAAGGCTGCACGGTTCTCATGGTCACCCATGACCCCCGAATTATGGATATCGCCGATCGCGTCGTCTATGTAGAAGATGGGCTGATCACACCTAAGCCTGCCAACCTCTCCTTTGCGCATGATCCTTAG
- a CDS encoding transposase: MSGSTQIYRQLFSFLRQHSHYRDLRHLMTLGWMVSALICSERLCLSAWESYVPCRAKKAQSVERRWQRFLCNPLIDVHKLYVPLVLLALKNWRTHRLYLAMDTTVLWNEYCMIHVSVVCCGRAVPLLWKVLEHKSAAVAFEEYQPLLRQARWLLRQHPDVMLLADRGFANHQLMSWLQQSRWHYCLRIPCDVLLHGPRQCPREVRRLWPSKGEALLYRNVGLWDDGLYRCNLVLANIRGVKEPWAVITDESPSLQTLWQYALRFRVEELFLDSKSGVFELEESKIRCADALERLYLIAAVALLYSTAQGMAVHIKGLRQQVDPHWHRGISYLKIGLRWLKGVVHKGRELLMPVPLFTKDPQPCFASKKAQKKHYNKIWFSRIRSLQCKAL, from the coding sequence ATGTCAGGCTCCACCCAAATTTATCGTCAACTGTTCTCCTTTTTACGTCAACACAGCCATTATCGAGATTTGCGTCATCTCATGACCCTGGGATGGATGGTGAGCGCCTTAATCTGCAGTGAACGATTATGCTTATCTGCTTGGGAATCCTATGTCCCCTGCCGAGCAAAAAAAGCCCAAAGTGTCGAGCGTCGCTGGCAACGCTTTCTGTGCAATCCGCTCATTGATGTCCACAAACTGTATGTCCCTTTGGTCCTTCTAGCGCTTAAGAACTGGCGAACCCATCGCCTTTACCTAGCGATGGATACCACGGTTTTATGGAATGAATACTGCATGATTCATGTATCCGTTGTCTGCTGTGGCAGAGCAGTACCGTTGTTATGGAAAGTATTAGAGCACAAGAGTGCGGCGGTTGCTTTTGAGGAATATCAACCGCTATTGCGTCAGGCCCGTTGGTTATTACGGCAGCATCCAGATGTCATGTTGTTAGCAGATCGTGGGTTCGCGAACCATCAACTGATGAGCTGGTTACAGCAGAGCCGTTGGCATTACTGTCTGCGTATCCCATGTGATGTCCTTCTCCATGGCCCCCGTCAATGTCCAAGAGAAGTCCGTAGGTTATGGCCATCCAAAGGAGAAGCTCTCCTCTACCGTAATGTCGGGCTTTGGGATGATGGCCTCTATCGGTGCAATTTGGTACTGGCGAATATCCGAGGCGTAAAAGAACCATGGGCAGTGATTACAGATGAATCACCCTCGTTACAAACCTTGTGGCAATACGCCTTGAGGTTTCGGGTGGAAGAATTATTCCTCGATAGTAAATCTGGTGTGTTTGAGCTTGAAGAGTCGAAAATTCGCTGTGCTGATGCTCTGGAGAGGCTGTACCTGATTGCTGCTGTGGCACTGCTATACAGCACGGCTCAGGGGATGGCTGTTCATATTAAAGGGCTACGCCAACAGGTTGATCCCCATTGGCACAGAGGCATTAGCTATCTCAAGATTGGATTGCGGTGGCTCAAGGGGGTGGTCCATAAAGGACGGGAGTTGTTGATGCCAGTCCCCTTATTCACCAAGGATCCGCAACCGTGTTTTGCCTCTAAAAAAGCTCAAAAGAAACACTACAACAAAATCTGGTTCTCTCGTATCCGCTCTCTACAGTGCAAAGCTTTATGA
- a CDS encoding HNH endonuclease: MPISDETKRAVREQAKYLCEYCHSSERLSASRFTIDHITPKSLSGSDDLENLALACRRCNERRYNFVASIDPESQATVPIFNPRLQKWDEHFTWVDQGMLIKGMTAVGRATCVRLDLNDTRYPEKDSIRETRRFWTKTGFHSP; this comes from the coding sequence ATGCCAATTAGCGATGAAACGAAAAGGGCAGTCCGAGAACAAGCCAAGTATTTGTGCGAATATTGCCATTCATCAGAGCGTCTGAGTGCAAGCCGCTTTACGATTGATCACATTACACCCAAATCTTTAAGTGGATCTGATGATCTTGAGAATCTTGCACTGGCATGTCGTCGCTGCAATGAAAGACGTTATAACTTTGTTGCAAGCATTGATCCAGAGTCACAAGCTACAGTGCCTATCTTTAATCCTCGATTACAGAAATGGGATGAGCATTTCACTTGGGTCGATCAAGGTATGTTGATAAAGGGAATGACCGCAGTTGGTCGTGCAACTTGTGTTCGTCTGGATTTGAATGACACTCGCTATCCAGAAAAAGATTCTATCCGGGAGACAAGGCGATTTTGGACCAAAACAGGATTTCATTCACCATAA